Genomic segment of Umezawaea sp. Da 62-37:
GGTTCCCCAGCTGCGACGGTGGTGTGGACCTCTCTTGATCATTGTGGAACACTTCGCTCGGAGTCAGGCGGCGATGACGGACAGTGAGCCGTCGTGGTCGAGTGCCGCCCCGCCCGTCGAGGAGGTCCGATGACGGCGCAGGTGATCTCGATCGTCGTACTGGCACTGATCTTCGTGCTGGCGACGACCCGCTCGACCAACATGGGAGCGCTGGCCTTCGCGGCCGCGTTCCTCGTCGGCACCCTCGCGGGCGGACTCGACGCCAAGGGCATCTTCGCCAAGTTCCCCGGCGACATCTTCGTCGTCCTGGTCGGTGTCACCTATCTCTTCGCGTTGGCCAGGGCCAACGGCACGACGGACTGGCTGGTGTCGGCCGCCGTCCGGGCGGTCGGCGGCCGGATCGTGCTGATCCCGTGGGTCATGTTCGTCATCACCGGCGTGCTCACGGCCATCGGCGCGGTCAGCCCGGCCGCGGTGGCGATCGTGGCGCCGATCGCACTCGGCTTCGCCGCGCGCTACAGGATCAACCCGCTGCTGATGGGCGCGATGGTCGTGCACGGCGCGCAAGCGGGCGGGTTCTCCCCGATCAGCGTGTACGGCTCCATCGTCAACGGCCTGGTCGAACGCAACAACGTCCACGGCAACCCGCTCGCCCTGTTCCTGGCCAGCCTCGCCGTCAACACTGTCATCGCGGTGATCCTCTTCCTCGTGCTCGGCGGCCGGAAACTGGCCCGGCAGCAGGCGATTCCCGCGTTCCACGACCGGACGGCAGCCTCCAGCACAGCAACGGCCACCACGGCGACGGCCACCCCGGCAACAACCGACGCGCAGGCCGAAGCCCGGCCGACCGACGCCGAGGCGGCGGACAGCGCGCCCACCAACAGCACAACCACCACCGGCGTGGAACCAGCCAGTGCGGAACCCGCCGATGCGGGAACCACCGGCGCGACGACCACGACCTCGCCAACCGAAACCGGGCAACGAACGGTCGAAGAGCCCGAACCTGCCGTCGCACTCACTCCGGCCAGGACCGCCACGCTGGTCGGCTTGGTCGCACTGGTCGTCGGCACGCTCGTGTTCGACCTCGACGTCGGCCTCACCGCGCTCACGCTCGCCGCCGTGCTCAGCCTGATCTGGCCCACCGACAGTCGCCAGGCCGTCGCCGAGATCACCTGGCCGACCGTCCTGCTGATCTGCGGCGTACTGACCTACGTCGCGGTGCTGCAGGCGATGGGGACGATCGACTTCGTCGGCAACGCGGTCACCGGCGTCGGCATCCCGATCCTGGCCGCCCTGCTGCTCTGCTACATCGGTGGGATCGTCTCGGCGTTCGCCTCCTCGGTGGGGTTGATGGGTGCGCTGATCCCGCTGGCCGTGCCGTTCCTCGCACTTGGCACCGTCGGTCCGGTCGGCATGATCGCCGCGGTGGCGGTGTCCGCGACGGTGGTCGACGTGAGTCCGTTCTCCACCAACGGCGCGCTGGTGCTGGCGAACGCGAAGGACGTCGACCGGGACGCATTCTTCCGGACGTTGCTCATCTACGGCGGCATCATCGTGGCGGTGGCTCCTCTCGTGATCTGGCTGCTGTTCGTGGTGCCGAACCTCGGCTGACGGGAACCTCCGGACCAGGCAGTCAGTCCTGTCCGCCCGTGGACGGCCTATCGGTGCCGCTGTCGGCCACCGCACGGGCTCGTGCCTCCAAGTAGCGCTGTTCCGGGAGGCTGAGCGTCGTGCGGGCGGCCAGCAGGTAGGCCTCGCGGGCGGCGTCGCGCTCGCCGGCCTGGTCGAGCAGGTGGGCACGGACGGCGTGGACCCGGTGGTGGCCAGCCAGCGCCGGATCCCGTTCGGCCTCGGCCAGTTGCCCCAGGGCGGCGTGGGGACCGTGGACCATGGCGTGGGCGACGACGCGGTTGAGGCTGACCATCGGACCGGGGGCGATCGAGTCCAGCAGCGTGTAGAGCCCCAGGATCTGGTACCAGTCGGTGTCCTCCGAGGTCGCGGCCTCGGCGTGGACGGCGGCGATCGCGGCCTGCAACTGGTAGGGACCGATGCGGGCGGTGGCCAGCGCGGTGGTGATCAACTCCTTTCCCTCGGTGATGGCCGGGGCGTCCCAACGGCTCCGGTCCTGTTCGGCGAGCGGGACCAGGGCGCCGTTGGGCAGCGTCCTGGCGGGACGCCGGGCGTCGGTCAGGAGCATCAGGGCCAGCAGGCCCGTCACCTCGCCGTCGTCCGGCAGCCGGGTGTGCAGTTGTCGGGTCAGGCGGATGGCTTCGGTGGTCAGGTCGACGCGGTTCAGCGCCGTCCCGGAACTGGCCGTGTGTCCCTCGGTGAAGATCAGGTAGAGCACCCGGAGCACGGTCGCCACGCGCTCCGGCAACTCTTCCGGCGGTGGCATCCGGAACTCGGCCCCACTGGCCCTGATCCGCTGCTTCGCCCGGCTGATCCGCTGGCCCACCGTCGATTCCGGCACGAGGAACGCCCGTGCGATCTCGCCGGTGCCCAGGCCGCCCACCGCCCGCAGCGTCAGCGCCACCTGGCTGACCCCGGTCAGCGCGGGGTGGCAGCACAGCAGGAACAGGGCGAGGGTGTCGTCGACCGCGGGTAGCGGTTCCGGGGCGGGTGGTGCCTGGACCGCGAGGTTCTCCTCCCTTCGTCTGCGGGCCGTGTCGGTGCGCCACAGTTCGGTGCGGCGACGGGACGCGACGGTGATCAGCCAGCCGCGCGGGTTGTCGGGCAGCCCTTCCTCGGGCCATTGCAGCGCGGCCGCCAGCAGTGCCTCCTGCGCGGCGTCCTCGCAGGTGTCGAAACCGCCGTAGCGCCGGACGAGCGCTCCGAGGACCTGCGGCGCCAGGTCCCGCAGCAGGTCCTCGACCGACGGGGTCACAGATCCCAGGTGCTCATGTCGAGCACCGGGCGCACCTCGACCGCGCCGTACAACGCGTCCGGTGCCCGCGCGGCGATCTCGACCGCGCGCTCGTAGCTCTCGCACTCGACCAGGTAGAACCCCGCGAGGTGCTCCTTGGCCTCGGCGAACGGCCCGTCGCTGGTCAACGTCCTGTCGTCGCGCACGGACACCCACTTGGCCAGCGACGGGTCGACCAAGCCCTCCGACACGACCAGCTCACCTGACTCGGCCAGCGCCGCCGACAGCTCCATGTGCCCCTTGCCGAACGCGTGGCGCTGCTCGTCGGTCAGCGTCTCCCACACGGCCCTGGACTTCGGGTTGCTGTGGATCAGGATCAGGTACTTCACGACTGCCTCCGCGATTCTCCGAAAAAACCTTCCACCCCCATGTCGAAGCCGGGCCCGCGGCTTCGACGTCCCCGGTGAAAGCGATCCGGAGAACGCGGAGGAGCACACCATGAACGACGACATCGAGCAGATCCGCGCACTGGTGACCGGGGTCGAGGCCGCCATGGAGGCCAAGGACGCCGAACTGCTGCTGTCCCGCTACACGGCCGACGCGGTGACGTTCGACCTGGCACCGCCCCTGCGGCACGTCGGTCCGGAGGTGCACGACGTCGAGGGCAGGGAGAAGTGGTTCTCGACGTTCGACGGACCGGTGTACTACAAGGTGACCGACCTCGAGATCACCGCGGGCGAGGACGTGGCCTTCTGCCACGGCCTCAACCGGATGGCCTCGACACCCGACGGAGCGCCCGAGGGCTTCACCCTGTGGTTCCGGATGACCACCGGGCTGCGCAAGGAGAACGGGTCCTGGCGCATCTCGCACGAGCACACGTCCACTCCCTTCTACATGGACGGGTCGTTCCGGGCGGCCACCGACCTCACGCCGCCATCGTCCACCTGAGCGCTCCGACGAGACCACGACCCGCGACGCGGACCGCGGTGGCCTCGGTGACCGGCAGGTAGGGCAGCCGCAACGGCAGCCGCGCCCACGCCGGGAGCATGGCCACCGCGGTCGCGGCCAGCACCGCGTACGGCGGCCGCGCCACCAGCGGCAGGGGCGGCCGCAGCACCAGGAACCGCGCCGCGTCCCGAGCCTCGGCCGTGCCGCGCAGCTCAGACCGGTAATCGGCCAGCACGGCCGCCACGTCCGCAACGGTGCGCGGCGGGTCGATCACCCCCAAAGCCTCCGCGACCCTGGCCGTGTCGGACACGTACCCGTCGCACTCCTCCGGGGACAGGGCCGTCGAGCCGTAGACCTGGTGGCAGCGCAGGAAGCTGTCCACCTCGGCGACGTGCACCCAGCCGAGCAGGCGCGGGTCGTCCGCGCGGTAGGGCGTGCCATCGGGGGCCGTGCCGTGGACCCGGCGGTGGATGCCGCGGACCTGGTCGACCGACCGCTGCGCGTCCTTCGCCGCGCCGAACGTCGTCATGGCCAGGAAGGTGCTGGTGCGCTGCAGCCTGCCCCACGGGTCGCCCCGGTAGTCCGAGTGACCGGCCACGCCCGCCATCGCCAGCGGGTGCAGCGACTGGAGCAGAAGGGCACGCAGGCCACCGACGAACATCGCCGCGTCCCCGTGCACCCGGCGGATCGGCCGGTCCTCGTCGAACCAGCGCGGCCCCGGCGTGTCGTGCACCCTGGCCCGCTTCTCCGGCCCGTCCGGGCCCGCCACCTTGGCGAACAGGTTCGACGCGAGCCTGGTTCGCAACGAGTTCATGTCCGGGAGCGCCATGTGTTCCATGGTGCGCCCGCTCCGGACCTGACACCTGACAGATGAGGTTCATGGCTCCGATCCTGGCGACGGGCACCGACAAAAAACGGCCCCGGAAGCCCCTCCTCGATCCGGTTCACCCGATCGAGTGGCCGGTCAGGGTCGCTTCCGGTGCTCCAGAACCCGGCCGAGCAGGCGCACCAGTTCGCTCCGCTCCTCCGGTGACAGCGACGCGAGCAGTTCGTCCTGCACGTCCGCGAGCAGCGCGTCCAGTTCACGGAGCTTGTCGACGCCCGCGGCGGTGATCGTGATGGTGTTGCGACGCCGGTCCGCCGGGTCCGGCGAGCGGTCCACCAGGCCTTTTCCCGCGAGTTCGTTGACCACCGCGACGACGTCGCTGCTGTGCACCCCGCAGTTGCGGGCGACCGCCGCCTGGCTGGACGGGCCGAACTCGTCCAGCGCGGCGAGCACCCGGTAGTGGTGGCGGCGGGTGTCCGCGGTCGCCAGCCGTTCCCCCACCAGGCGGTCGGCCCCCACCGCGACCTGGGTCATCAACCAGCTCGCCATCGTGCGCAGTCGGGTGGGAGGGGACTCGTCGGCCATCAGGTCCATCCCCGCACCCTAGCCGAATCGTTTGCGTCACCAACGGTTGAGCGTTATCGTTTGCACGACCAACGTTAGTCTCACCAACGATTGGACAGGCGATGATCACGCCGTACCGGATCGACGTCCCGCAGGCCGACCTCGACGACCTCCACGACCGCCTGACCCGCACCCGCTGGCCCGACGAGGTGCCCGGCACCGACCACGGCGTGCCGCTGGCACGGGTCAAGGAGCTGGCCGAACACTGGCGGACCCGGTACGACTGGCGGGTGCGGGAGGCGGAGCTCAACGCGTTCCCGCAGTTCACCACCACCATCGACGGCGCGAACCTGCACTTCCTGCACGTCCGGTCCCCCGAGCCGGACGCGCTGCCGCTGCTGCTCCTGCACGGCTGGCCGGGGTCCGTCGTGGAGTTCCTCGACGTCATCGGTCCACTCACCGACCCCCGCGCCCACGGTGGCGACCCGGCCGACGCGTTCCACCTGGTCATCCCGTCGATGCCCGGTTACGGCCTGTCCGGTCCCACCCGCGAGACGGGCTGGGGCGCGAACCGGATGGCGCGCGCCTACCTCGACCTGATGGACCGGCTCGGCTACACCCGCTACGGCGCCCAGGGCGGTGACTGGGGTTCGACCATCTCGCGCACGATCGGCGCGCTGGCACCGGACCGCGTGGTCGGCGTGCACCTCAACTACCTGCCGACAGCGCCGTCAGCCGACCTCGACGACCCCTCCGACGACGAACTGGCCCGCCTGGCCGGGACGAGGGCGTACCTCGCCGCGCCCGCCGGGTACATGGTCGTGCAGACGACCCGCCCGCAGACCCTGGCCTACGGGCTCACCGACTCGCCGGTCGGCCAGTTGGCCTGGATCACCGACAGGGTCGCGGCCTGGGCGGATCCGGCCGGACTCATCTCCGACGACCGGCTGTTGACCAATGTGATGCTCTACTGGCTCACCGGCACCGCGAACTCGTCGGCGAGGCTACACTTCGAGTCGGGCGGATCGCGCGGAGTCCCCCTGCCCTGTCCCGTTCCGGTGGGCGTCGCCGTGTTCGCGCACGACATCGTGCGACCGGTCCGGAGGCTGGCCGAGCGGGCGTACCCGATCGCGCATTGGACCGAGTTCGACCGGGGCGGCCACTTCGCCGCGCTGGAGGTGCCCGACCTGCTGGTCGGCGACGTGCGCTCGTTCTTCCGCGGCCTAGCCAAGCGCGCGAGCGTAGTTGGCCAATGAGCGGTTGTACCGGGTGAGGTGCGGCGCCAACGCCGTGAGCGCCATCGCGACGCCCTCCCGTTCCCGGCCGACGCTGGTCAGCGCCAGCGCGAGGAAGGCTCGGACGGCGTCGTCGAGCTCGTCCGGGCCGTGGTCGAGTTCGGCGGTGAGCAGCGCGACGCTCTCGTCGGCCTGGTCGAGGTTGCGCAGCGAACTGGCCAATTGGATGACCGCGCGGCGGCGGCGCAGCCCCGGCACACCCCGTTCCAGCGCTTCGCGGTACTTCTCGACGGCGAGATCGGGGTGTCCGGTCGAGTCGAACGCGGCACCCTGCTCGAACAGGCCGATCGGGTCGTCGGCGGGCCGTTCGGCGACCAGCTTCGCCATCTCGGCGAGGAAGTCGTCCTCGGCCCGGTCGTCCAGCGAGTCCCACAGCAGCGCGAGCCGCCGCCCCCAGTCAGCATCGTCCATGGCCGGGATCGTAGATCAGCGCATGGCCACCACCAGCACCATTTACGGCGCGCACGCCTCCGAGGCCCGGCCGCGCCTCGAGGATCATGGCCTGGGCGTTAGCACGAATTCCCCGACCGGACCAGGTCCCCGCGCCCGCCGTCCCGCATCGCGGACGTTGAGGCGCGACCGCCTCCCACCCGGTAACCCTGTTGAGGACAGGGAGTACCGGTGAGAAGAGGACGGCATGCCTGGCACGTCACCACTGCACCTCGCGGTCGCGCTCGACGGCGCGGGCTGGCACCCCGCAGCGTGGCGCGAGGCCGACGCGAGGCCGCGCGAGCTGTTCTCCGGGCGGTACTGGACCGATCTGGTGCGGGAAGCGGAACGCGGGCTGCTGGACTTCGTGACCATCGAGGACTCGCTGGGACCGCAGTCGACCCGGCTGGACGGGTTCGACGACCGGGTCGACCAGGTGCGCGGGCGGCTCGACGCGGTGCTGATCGCGGCCCGTGTCGCACCCAGCACGTCGCACATCGGACTCGTGCCGTCGGCGATCGTGACGCACACCGAGCCGTTCCACCTGTCCAAGGCCATCGCGACGGTGGACCACGCGAGCAAGGGGCGGGCGGGGTTCCGGCCGGTCGTGTCCGGGAGGTCCGTCGACGCCAAGCACTTCGGCCGTCGTGACATCCCCGTGCTCGAGCGGCTCGACGACCTGGAGGACCCGCTGCTGCTCGGCCTGTTCGAGGAGGCGGCCGACTACGTCGAGGTCGTCCGGCGGCTGTGGGACAGCTGGGAGGACGACGCCGAGATCAGGGACGCGGCCACCGGGCGGTTCGTGGACCGCGAGAAGCTGCACCGGATCGACTTCGAGGGCCGCTGGTTCTCCGTGCGAGGGCCGTCGATCACCCAGCGGCCGCCGCAGGGGCAGCCGATCGTGAGCGTGCTGGCGCACGTGACCCCGGCCTTCCAGTTGGCGGTCCGCGCGGCGGACGTCGTCCACATCACCCCGTTCGACACCTCCGACGTGCACCGCATCCTCACCGAGGTGCCCAGCGTGCCCCACGTTTTCGGTGAACTGGTGGTGTTCCTGGACGACCAGCCCGGTGCGGCGGCGGCCCGCAAGGCGCGGCTGGACGAGTTGGCGGGCGCCGAGTACCGGTCCGACGCCCTCGTCTTCACCGGCACCGCCGGAGAGCTGGCCGACCTGCTGCTCGGCTGGCGGGAAGCCGGGCTGAGCGGGTTCCGGCTGCGCCCCGGCGCCGTGCCGCACGACCTGGAGGCGATCACCCGCGCGCTGGTGCCCGAACTGCAGCGCCGCGGCGCGTTCCGCACCGAGTACGAGGCCGACACCCTGCGCGGACTGCTCGGCCTGCCCCGCCCCGCCAACCGCTACGCCCCCGCGTGAGGACGAGATGACCAAGCCCCGCAAGCAGGTCCACCTGGCCGTGCACTTCCCCGGCGTGAACAACACGACGGTGTGGAGCGACCCGCGCTCGGGCAGCCACATCGACTTCAGCTCGTTCGAGCACCTCGCGCGGACCGCCGAGCGGGCCAAGTTCGACTTCCTGTTCCTGGCCGAGGGGCTGCGGCTGCGCGAGTACGCCGGCCAGATCCACGACCTGGACGTGGTGGGCAGGCCGGACACGTTCACGGTGCTGGCCGCGCTCGCCGCGGTGACCGACCGGCTCGGGCTGGCGGGCACGATCAACTCGACGTTCAACGAGCCGTACGAGGTGGCCCGGCAGTTCGCTTCGCTGGACCACCTGTCCGACGGGCGCGCGGCGTGGAACGTCGTGACGTCGTGGGACGCGTTCACCGGCGAGAACTTCCGGCGCGG
This window contains:
- a CDS encoding SLC13 family permease; this translates as MTAQVISIVVLALIFVLATTRSTNMGALAFAAAFLVGTLAGGLDAKGIFAKFPGDIFVVLVGVTYLFALARANGTTDWLVSAAVRAVGGRIVLIPWVMFVITGVLTAIGAVSPAAVAIVAPIALGFAARYRINPLLMGAMVVHGAQAGGFSPISVYGSIVNGLVERNNVHGNPLALFLASLAVNTVIAVILFLVLGGRKLARQQAIPAFHDRTAASSTATATTATATPATTDAQAEARPTDAEAADSAPTNSTTTTGVEPASAEPADAGTTGATTTTSPTETGQRTVEEPEPAVALTPARTATLVGLVALVVGTLVFDLDVGLTALTLAAVLSLIWPTDSRQAVAEITWPTVLLICGVLTYVAVLQAMGTIDFVGNAVTGVGIPILAALLLCYIGGIVSAFASSVGLMGALIPLAVPFLALGTVGPVGMIAAVAVSATVVDVSPFSTNGALVLANAKDVDRDAFFRTLLIYGGIIVAVAPLVIWLLFVVPNLG
- a CDS encoding DUF6596 domain-containing protein; the protein is MTPSVEDLLRDLAPQVLGALVRRYGGFDTCEDAAQEALLAAALQWPEEGLPDNPRGWLITVASRRRTELWRTDTARRRREENLAVQAPPAPEPLPAVDDTLALFLLCCHPALTGVSQVALTLRAVGGLGTGEIARAFLVPESTVGQRISRAKQRIRASGAEFRMPPPEELPERVATVLRVLYLIFTEGHTASSGTALNRVDLTTEAIRLTRQLHTRLPDDGEVTGLLALMLLTDARRPARTLPNGALVPLAEQDRSRWDAPAITEGKELITTALATARIGPYQLQAAIAAVHAEAATSEDTDWYQILGLYTLLDSIAPGPMVSLNRVVAHAMVHGPHAALGQLAEAERDPALAGHHRVHAVRAHLLDQAGERDAAREAYLLAARTTLSLPEQRYLEARARAVADSGTDRPSTGGQD
- a CDS encoding YciI family protein, whose product is MKYLILIHSNPKSRAVWETLTDEQRHAFGKGHMELSAALAESGELVVSEGLVDPSLAKWVSVRDDRTLTSDGPFAEAKEHLAGFYLVECESYERAVEIAARAPDALYGAVEVRPVLDMSTWDL
- a CDS encoding nuclear transport factor 2 family protein, which produces MNDDIEQIRALVTGVEAAMEAKDAELLLSRYTADAVTFDLAPPLRHVGPEVHDVEGREKWFSTFDGPVYYKVTDLEITAGEDVAFCHGLNRMASTPDGAPEGFTLWFRMTTGLRKENGSWRISHEHTSTPFYMDGSFRAATDLTPPSST
- a CDS encoding oxygenase MpaB family protein produces the protein MALPDMNSLRTRLASNLFAKVAGPDGPEKRARVHDTPGPRWFDEDRPIRRVHGDAAMFVGGLRALLLQSLHPLAMAGVAGHSDYRGDPWGRLQRTSTFLAMTTFGAAKDAQRSVDQVRGIHRRVHGTAPDGTPYRADDPRLLGWVHVAEVDSFLRCHQVYGSTALSPEECDGYVSDTARVAEALGVIDPPRTVADVAAVLADYRSELRGTAEARDAARFLVLRPPLPLVARPPYAVLAATAVAMLPAWARLPLRLPYLPVTEATAVRVAGRGLVGALRWTMAA
- a CDS encoding MarR family transcriptional regulator, producing the protein MDLMADESPPTRLRTMASWLMTQVAVGADRLVGERLATADTRRHHYRVLAALDEFGPSSQAAVARNCGVHSSDVVAVVNELAGKGLVDRSPDPADRRRNTITITAAGVDKLRELDALLADVQDELLASLSPEERSELVRLLGRVLEHRKRP
- a CDS encoding epoxide hydrolase, with the protein product MITPYRIDVPQADLDDLHDRLTRTRWPDEVPGTDHGVPLARVKELAEHWRTRYDWRVREAELNAFPQFTTTIDGANLHFLHVRSPEPDALPLLLLHGWPGSVVEFLDVIGPLTDPRAHGGDPADAFHLVIPSMPGYGLSGPTRETGWGANRMARAYLDLMDRLGYTRYGAQGGDWGSTISRTIGALAPDRVVGVHLNYLPTAPSADLDDPSDDELARLAGTRAYLAAPAGYMVVQTTRPQTLAYGLTDSPVGQLAWITDRVAAWADPAGLISDDRLLTNVMLYWLTGTANSSARLHFESGGSRGVPLPCPVPVGVAVFAHDIVRPVRRLAERAYPIAHWTEFDRGGHFAALEVPDLLVGDVRSFFRGLAKRASVVGQ
- a CDS encoding tetratricopeptide repeat protein; this translates as MDDADWGRRLALLWDSLDDRAEDDFLAEMAKLVAERPADDPIGLFEQGAAFDSTGHPDLAVEKYREALERGVPGLRRRRAVIQLASSLRNLDQADESVALLTAELDHGPDELDDAVRAFLALALTSVGREREGVAMALTALAPHLTRYNRSLANYARALG
- a CDS encoding LLM class flavin-dependent oxidoreductase: MPGTSPLHLAVALDGAGWHPAAWREADARPRELFSGRYWTDLVREAERGLLDFVTIEDSLGPQSTRLDGFDDRVDQVRGRLDAVLIAARVAPSTSHIGLVPSAIVTHTEPFHLSKAIATVDHASKGRAGFRPVVSGRSVDAKHFGRRDIPVLERLDDLEDPLLLGLFEEAADYVEVVRRLWDSWEDDAEIRDAATGRFVDREKLHRIDFEGRWFSVRGPSITQRPPQGQPIVSVLAHVTPAFQLAVRAADVVHITPFDTSDVHRILTEVPSVPHVFGELVVFLDDQPGAAAARKARLDELAGAEYRSDALVFTGTAGELADLLLGWREAGLSGFRLRPGAVPHDLEAITRALVPELQRRGAFRTEYEADTLRGLLGLPRPANRYAPA